The following coding sequences lie in one Streptosporangiales bacterium genomic window:
- a CDS encoding FAD-binding protein, which translates to MPVMDATPLRIKERAFGGQQRSIVTHRPRTFNELVMVVQQLAVDGRPYTVVGARSNVVGALDTDSEVVLSTELLTGVREFDGVSNIVRVGAGTLGGWLESWLAERDRTIGQFPQSLHISTVGGWLSTRACGSWSALYGGVERALLGARVVTAAGAVLEFGPRVRPLGGLDGLAALIGSEGSLGVVGEVTFHVHHRLPENRMCFLLPDLAAVIDAQRQLVQGGYPVAVLRGHNVAETAHILADESVEECLLIVTSSGPPELTDAHRGAIGDALVGLGARQLPDDSAARWFEERYAVSTMMEDRNREPGSAFDTIEVSVPWSTAAACADELEARLGPVVDRYYLHFSHPYQAGVCFYSLLWLSAHDDLAVVGKLRDAWKQVLDIVERYGGTVGHHHGVGAVRAERYGHTADAEIHRALKQALDPRGLLTARLLGSEA; encoded by the coding sequence ATGCCCGTCATGGACGCAACGCCACTTCGGATCAAGGAACGAGCGTTCGGTGGCCAGCAGAGATCGATCGTCACCCATCGCCCGCGGACGTTCAACGAGCTGGTCATGGTGGTGCAGCAGCTCGCTGTCGACGGCCGGCCGTACACGGTGGTGGGCGCCAGGAGCAACGTGGTGGGCGCGCTCGACACCGACTCGGAGGTCGTGCTCTCGACCGAGCTGCTTACCGGCGTCCGGGAGTTCGACGGCGTGTCGAACATCGTTCGCGTCGGCGCGGGCACGCTCGGTGGCTGGCTGGAGAGCTGGCTGGCGGAACGTGACCGAACGATTGGTCAGTTCCCGCAGTCTCTCCACATCTCCACGGTCGGTGGCTGGCTGAGCACGCGAGCGTGCGGATCGTGGTCGGCGCTGTACGGCGGCGTCGAGCGCGCGCTCCTCGGGGCGCGGGTGGTGACCGCGGCCGGGGCGGTGCTCGAGTTCGGTCCACGGGTGCGGCCGCTCGGCGGTCTGGACGGGCTGGCCGCGCTGATCGGCTCCGAGGGCAGCCTCGGCGTGGTGGGCGAGGTCACGTTCCACGTCCACCACCGGTTGCCCGAGAACCGGATGTGTTTCCTGCTGCCTGACCTGGCAGCCGTGATCGACGCGCAGCGGCAGCTGGTGCAGGGCGGCTACCCGGTGGCCGTGCTGCGTGGCCACAACGTGGCGGAGACGGCGCACATCCTGGCCGACGAGTCGGTCGAGGAGTGCCTGCTGATCGTGACGTCGAGTGGTCCGCCCGAGCTGACCGACGCGCACCGTGGCGCCATTGGCGACGCGTTGGTGGGGCTCGGCGCGCGGCAGCTGCCGGACGACAGCGCGGCGCGGTGGTTCGAGGAACGCTACGCGGTGAGCACCATGATGGAGGACCGCAACCGTGAGCCGGGTTCGGCGTTCGACACCATCGAGGTGTCCGTGCCGTGGTCGACGGCCGCGGCCTGCGCCGACGAGCTCGAGGCGCGCCTCGGGCCGGTGGTCGACCGTTACTACCTGCACTTCTCGCACCCCTACCAGGCGGGCGTGTGCTTCTACAGCCTGCTCTGGCTGAGCGCACACGACGACCTCGCCGTGGTCGGCAAGCTGCGGGACGCCTGGAAGCAGGTGCTCGACATCGTCGAGCGCTACGGCGGCACCGTCGGCCACCACCACGGCGTCGGCGCCGTGCGGGCCGAGCGCTACGGCCACACGGCGGACGCCGAGATCCACCGTGCGCTCAAGCAGGCCCTCGACCCGCGGGGCCTGCTCACCGCTCGGCTGCTGGGGTCAGAAGCCTAG